ACCTTAAACTATAAGTAGACACTATAATCTCTCATTAGACACTATAAGTAGACACTATAAACCTTAAATTTTGGTAATTCATTGTTACCTCAATTCCTTCTATTTGTATGTTTACTTTTTCTCCTCCTTTAACAGTGAACTCAGAAGCTGTTTTTGGGGGaccattttgaaaatcattAGGTCGACTCAATCCTCCATATTGAACAGGAATATTCTCAGGCCTTATAAATCTGAACAAAAAAAGACAACAACCtcaattcaaacataaaaacacaacaataataaaagaaaaaatttgagGTGAAGAGTCATTTTCTTTGATACATTTTAGCAAAACTAAAGCCTAGAAAGGACAACTTGaactttaattacaaataaagttAATGACAAAACCACAAAAGAGTAAGTTCAGAATCTCAGAACCATTTTGAATTCCTTTTTTAGATAAAAGTTAACTTAAATTTTCTAAACTTGTATCTTTATCTTTACATATAGAAGAACATGAATATCATTGGTTTATTAAACTTACTTATAGAGTGTTTCTGCAGAATTTCCTTCTTTAGAGATCACAAACTTGCTCTTAGTTCTTTGAGTCAGAAATGGACTGAACATTGAATATACCATGCTGAAATACCATGGCACATTGATGAAAATCTGAAaccaacaaaatataataacataAGCAAataaacaacaccaaaatacAAAAGAATCCAATGTAATTACTTTTTTCCAAATAGTAAAgacaacataagcacacaacaaaaattattacatAACGATATaaaccagatacattagttattcaatgataCCTTCCGAGCAACCATTTCAGGATAATTATCTTGAAACAATGAAAGGATTTGATTTGAGGCAGCCCTTAACTCTCTCTTAGGCATGTCCTTAAGATCAGTGATTTGAATCAAAGAATTAACACCACCAGGCTTAAAATGTAAAAGCTTGATTCCTTTCTCAAGAACTTGAACCCTCCACCTCAAAAACTTGTTCAACTTCTCTTCATCACCAAAAATCCTCTCATACATATCCTTATCTTTGAACATACCATAATGATTGTAACACACAGGGTGTCCCTCTCTATCAAAGCCATGAGTAAAAGCTACAACACCTTCAAGCTCTTTAAATCCCAAATCTTCATCCACAAGATTTTCAGCACCAAATTCTTTTCTCCACACAAGACATTTCACAAGCATGTTGAATGCATCATTGACTTTAAAGTCTCTAGCTCTAAGGAACTTCAAAAGTAACACATCAGCAATATCATCACCATTAAGCAAAGAAACACCCCACATGGAAGCATTTTGGTTGGTTTGATCTGAAGATAAAAGCTTTTTCTTGAACTCTTGCAATGCTTTTTTCTCTGAAGATTTGAGATGGGAAATGTAATAAGTGTCTTCTTTGAAAGAAGAGGATGTGAAAGTTGCAGCTTCCATTAATGTTGTGACTATGGTTCTTTTGTGTTGTGGTTTAGGGGAAGGTTGATATTTTGGAGTTTGTATTAAGGGTGTGCTGAGGTATGACATGGAAGATGAAGAGTGATTTTCATCTTCCATTGATGGTGAATGAGGGATTTGAGAGAGACCCAGATGAAATTTTGGCATGATTTGGAAATGGGGTTGTTGATAATCAGAGAAAGTGCAGAGCTTTTTTTCTCTGTTTGTGTGATACAGTTGAAGTGAAGAGTGTGGTtaggagagagaaagagtaaAGAGACAAAGAAAAGAATAGAGGAAGGGAAGAAAAGACAAGACACACATGAAaactattattgttatttttttggattatttAGTAAAATGGTACTTAACGATATTTTTGCTTTTAGAtgggtcccttaaaaaaaaaatatacgaatagattttttaaagaaaaaaatgtttgaataggtcccttaaaaatatctctgttaatcagtttggtccctaaaaggATATCTGAAtatgaccaaactgattaacgaagatatttttaagggacatattcggacctttttttctttgagagacctattcggaccttttttttctttaagggaccaatgtgaaaccaaaaatatctttaagggaccattttactaattaagccttattttTTTCTCTGTCGGGGAATTTGtgtcccaaccgaattttctcggTATGCATCaaccaaaaattgaatttctcACCGTATGTTTAAGGCGACCAAAACACTTATCCCTTGGACCAATTTATCgttgttattattaaattattatctaAATTATTACTGGTAGTACtagtattaattttatattattgatgtaATAATGCAATGGTTTGAAAAAGTTGGCGTGTTGTCTTTTGCAGTTCAAGTTCAAGTCAAGCTCAAGGTGTGAAAGCAGATTTGAAACAGGTGAGAGAAAGTGACAGCATGTTTTTATAGGATTTAAATCctctctaatttttttctttatgatatCTCTAGTTTGTAAATGAGAAAGACCAAAAAAGATAATACTatgtgtttggtttcaattctacacgtcttagaatgagttttattttaatcttgaaaatgaaaaaaaaaatgtgttttgctattttttaaaatttatggtTAGTAGAATCAATTCTCGTTGAAGCCACAATTACTAGCTTTTATGATGGGGAGAATGAATTCTACATTTATGACATACAAATTCctctattattttcttaattgtcctctttaatttattttcaacgTTTTTTATTTCATCAACATCAATACTCTTGTCTTTCTTTTAACTGCcctctttaatttattttcaacgTTTTTTATTCCTGTCTTTCTTTTTTACCATCGAAAACTCTCTTCACTGCCCTCtactgattttttttcataaatatcGTGAATCAAACAAATCTCATATGCAAGTTTTTTTGCTTTATATTTATCATCAATTACTCCTTTCATTTCTAACTAGACTTTGACTCGTGCGATGCATGGGTTTTTTATTACGTCgtatatataaaattcaaattagtaAATGTAGAATTTACAAACAAACATTTAACACAATCACTTAAATCCAAAATCTTTCTCGGCTTAAATGTGaaaaatatttcaatatataaatagcatagtgttattattataatatttttccaTACATACATTAACAATGTTGTTACCCAAATAATACAATAACCAAGTGTTTCAAACACTATtgtcaggaaaaaaaaataaaaaaaaaaataatttataaagacTCTTCATGTGTGTGTTTTAAGGATATGATTTGTTAATTATATCCTTTGTCAATTAttgttatctttttcaatatattttttatatatatttgaaaaactaaagtttttttttaaaaaaagaaagtttgttcttttttttatgatagGAAAGTTTGTTGCTTCCTTATTATATTCAGATTTAAACAGAATTTGTTACCTATAATAATGTTCAATGAATATTtagatgagggtataatagaaagatGAGGtgcaaaaattcattttcttaattttgtgtTATCATTATAACTGGAAACTTATACGAAAACGGAGGAATACTgttaaaaattgtaaataaatcaTATGTATATGTGTATGCAAAAATGAAGAGATCCATGATCAAGTAGACagattgaattaattaattaattagtatatGTTTAGATTGGGAAATGTTTCCCACGAGTGTGAAATTCATGTACAATGAAAATCACCACCTTTGAACTTCAT
This genomic interval from Trifolium pratense cultivar HEN17-A07 linkage group LG6, ARS_RC_1.1, whole genome shotgun sequence contains the following:
- the LOC123892716 gene encoding patellin-6-like — encoded protein: MPKFHLGLSQIPHSPSMEDENHSSSSMSYLSTPLIQTPKYQPSPKPQHKRTIVTTLMEAATFTSSSFKEDTYYISHLKSSEKKALQEFKKKLLSSDQTNQNASMWGVSLLNGDDIADVLLLKFLRARDFKVNDAFNMLVKCLVWRKEFGAENLVDEDLGFKELEGVVAFTHGFDREGHPVCYNHYGMFKDKDMYERIFGDEEKLNKFLRWRVQVLEKGIKLLHFKPGGVNSLIQITDLKDMPKRELRAASNQILSLFQDNYPEMVARKIFINVPWYFSMVYSMFSPFLTQRTKSKFVISKEGNSAETLYKFIRPENIPVQYGGLSRPNDFQNGPPKTASEFTVKGGEKVNIQIEGIESGAIIKWEIVVGGWDLEYSAEFVPNAESSYTIEVEKARKVDASEEAIQNSFTSKEAGIIVLSVDNSASRKKKVAAYRYSVRKYNNNTPSDMQLSLK